In Anopheles bellator chromosome 2, idAnoBellAS_SP24_06.2, whole genome shotgun sequence, the genomic stretch CCTTCGTAGGCGGCGATGAGCCAGTTGGCACTTGTGCTGACTCCCCTAAAACGTCCACGAAGAAACTGTGCGACGCCACAAAAGGTGTAACCGGCTTTTGCACTCTTTTACGTtccgaaatggaaccgaacgaaTCACACCGATATTCACGATTTGCACCACCTTACGACGATCGGGGagaactttttcttctttccttcGCACTACGGCGCAACAGAGACAGCGGCGGAATGGGGAACGTAgggcgaaaagagaaagaaatagaggGACAGGCAACGCAAGGGCAGTATGTGGAGGGGGTTTGCGGGCGAAGGTGGGCTCGCGCACTAACTATGGCTCAAACTATGCAGCGTTGATCCTGGCTCGAAGAACGTCTTTCCTTTTCGGCGGTATTCCGCGCTTTGTAAGCTCCGGGAGCTCATCTGACACAACCCCTGCACTGAGCGACTCTCTTTCCCGTACACGAAAGTTTCGCTcaatttttcgatgtttctCACTtctttcgcacgcacgcacacaaccgCGCCGGACGAGCTGTCAAACTGACTTACACTACATTTCCTTTATCGTTCATTAAAAAGcaacgttttcattttctgtaCGGAAACTAAAATTTTACTTAATTATTGCACTATTGTGAAGAAATGCACAATGAAGGTTTGATTTAAAACTGCTTCAATGGTAACCGGAAATGGGGTTCGATTTATAAATTTAACAGGACACAAGTTGAATACAAAAACCCGTTCTTTCGTCTATTTCATAAACGTATTGTTTCAAATGTCGATGATAACAAAAACTTCATTCTTGGCGTGCTCGGGTCGTTGGTAGATTTGCATCGCCGAGTACGTGATTGCTTTCACCTCCGTCCCTTGCGGGTGCTTCTGAAGATCAAACTCCTCCCCGTAGCAGTTGCACTCGATAACGAACGACTCCAGATTGAACTTGGTGATCTGCAGCTTTTTGCAAATCAGAAACGGTTCGGCCGAGAAAACGAATAGCAGCTCGTCCAGAAAGCGAAACAGCAGATTTTCCAAATCGTCCGTCGGCTCGGTTGTGATTTGATAACACTTTGTTATCTCCACCGTAGGCAGCTCGGTCATGTATCCGAACATTGCCATCCCGCATTGCTCAAACGCTTCCTTCAGGGTGTCGCCCCAAGCATGCAGTCTGTGGAAAAGAGGGGAATGGGCGAGATTAGCAGGATGATCCGCGCCTAGCGAGAGGTTGCCGTCTACGTACTGTACATCTGCCGTGTGATCGAGATCTAATGATCGGAGGTGACAGGGTTTCAATTATTCATCTTTTTAACAACAAATTTTCACCTAGATACTTACACTCATACTTTATTTCAGGTATCACGAATTCCGTTGTTTCGAGGGGTACTTCCATGTATTTTGACCTGTAACGATGAGCGAGCAGAAAATTTCGATTAATTATCACATATCGCACGGACGATTTCCATTAGGCGGAACAAATATTGTGATGAAATTTATTTGTGCTTGTGACGATTATTTGTGATGAACTTGCAAAAATTAGTATTAGACTGACTGTCGTCACTTTGTTACTGTAGTGTTTAACGTGTACCGTAAAAACGCGCAGAGTTTACTTTTCTGTGAAGCACATGTACCGCGAAAAGgagcacacaaaaaattgtttccaaattGTGAAATCGTTCTAATGCTAATGTTTACAGTCGACATTATTTGACAGCTCGAACTGTCACTGGAACGCAAAACGTCagtggaaacgaaaacaacaaacgcaactttcttttcgatttctcaTTGCAAGATGTTGGCGCTGAATTGTGTCGTCATTTAGTTTCCGTGTCGTTTTACCGTACCGTGGGAAGAAGGATTCGGAGCGGTGGTTATTCTTCCCGGAGGTGAATGAGCTTTCCCATCCCCGCGTGCAGGATCATCCGGGACAAGATGAAGAAACTCACCGGAACGTTCCGCAACACACAATGGGACCCGTACCTGCTGATCACGCAAATAATCGCGATGCAATCGCTGCTTTACGTGAGCCTTGCGTCGATCATGTATGTAATGGACTTTTTTGCCGAAGCCAACCACACACTGGATCATATTTTTGAGTATCACGTAAGTCGAAACCGAGTTCCGTTGTTGTGCGTGGATGCCTAACGATCGCTTTCTTCGTAGGAAATACACGTTACCGATCTCGGTGGGCGATTGGTTATTGTAGCATTCATACTCAACTCCCTAGTCGGCGCCGGGTTGCTGTGGTTTGTAGTGCGGCGCACGAAACTCTGTCTGGACTTCAGCTTTACCTTCCACTTCACCCACCTGGTGATTTGCTGGTGGTACAACGAGGCCTTCCCGTCGACCATTGGTTGGTGGATGCTGAATGCCGTCTGCGCGGCCCTGATGTGCGTCTGCAGCGAGTTCCTCTGTCTCAAGACGGAACTGAAGGAGATTCCGGTCGGCTACACGGCACTAAACCAAAAGGTGGATCTATGAAATGGAGCCGAGTAACCGGTCAGACATTCCCGCCGTCACAGGGTATTTTGAGGTTTCCGAGAGGCGGGCGGATAGTgatgttttttccgatttcgatGTTCCCATGAGGCGCGCGTCCGACTAAGCGCGACCCGACGCTTCCAATGACACGCCCAGGCGAATCCTGTTATTTTGTTGTGTACACACTACAAGCTTTATaggtagaaaacaaaaactatgtGTAAGtgtatgttttaatttattgtgttttttacgaaaactaaaaaaagCACATCCACGGGCGGCAGTGagctaaataaaaaaatactaatgACAGAATAAGTAAATTCGTAGCACCTTCGTCTTTTCTCCGAATTGAACTCCCCAAAGAAGGTGGACTTAGAATTTCTCTAATCTGAAGGTCCAAGGGGACTATATTATTTCGGAAACCACTACCAACAGGAAACCGGGATGCTCCTGTTTTACGCCTTGTGTGAACTGCCGTGAGCGAAAATCTTGATAACCGTAGACGCAAAGCGAATGAAATCGTCAAATATGTAGACTTTGCATCGGCTTGTACACCATTTAGCACTTTGGCCGACGATCACAGGCGAAGGTTTTTCTCAACCTTTAAAAGGGGTGGGCCTCGGTTATCTACATGTAAACTTTGGCAGTCGATTGCGCCGAACAGTCGAGGCATCCGACCGTTCTACAGAGTAAAAATCTGGTTCGAGAAGCTAGTAGCCGACCCTAAGTTAGCAGCCGACGAATTCGATAATTACACAAtctttttcaaacaaaaaaatgaaatcccATTCCTGTTCAAAAGTTTTACCCGCTACGATAGAACACATGCGAGTGCAATAAAGCGTCTGAAAACGTGactttttcaattaactcCTGTGGTAAACGGCAAGACTAGGCGAAATAATTGGTGCAAATTGAACTGTGTTTAATCGGTCTCCCTGGTTGCAGAATTTGGATAAGCGTCTCCAGATGCTTTCGGTCGTTGGGAAACAATAATTAGGTCATCTATTTGATCGTCGATTCGCTAGCCAACGACAAGATAAGCAACACTACACGTTTCCGCGTAAAATTTCTTATCAGaggatttaaatttttattgtcCCACGATTCACACTATCAGCATCCAGACGCATCCGTACCCGCATCCGTAGATAAAGCAATTTGTGGCAACGAGTTATAGTGATTTGAAACGTTGCCTGAACCGTAGGTCTCGTTTCTCGGTTTCAAGCAGCATCAAGGATCTCCGCATGAGCGGCAATATGACTTCGAACGAATCAACTGTAGCGGTCGAGTTCATTGACTGCCGAAACTATGTACCACCCTTCAGATTGTACTACAAAGGTGAGTTTAAAGAACCCCTCGCGTCCTGATGTGGCCATTTGATTTAAATCACGTTCGCAACATTTTAGCATACATGCTACCCCTAAGCATATCACTGGCCGTTGCGTGCCTCATCTGGCTATGGGTCACGTTCGTGTTTGTTCAAGTGATCCGACTCATCAGAAagcacaccgaaaaaaatcaagtaatggCGCTAATAATTGCCAATACAGTCTACTTCGTAAGTTGGCACGAGAAATGTGATGGACCATCTGTGGCGGTAAAAACAGGTTTCGATCTCGTATACTTGCAGGTTTTGGTCACGTTTAACGTATTGGCGCTTCTgctgccgtcggtggccgttATTTGCGATATCGTGCCTTTCGTCGTGTTCTGCTGGTGTATCTTGGTGTTTTTCCGATACCTAAAGCTAGAGGTTGGCGGAGATACCGTCATTATGGGGCTatacgaaacgaaagacatAATCCCACCGACAGTGTGCCCTTGTTTTAGGTTCATCTATAATAAAAAGTAAGTTTCGTGCGTGTTTTCCCCGAtgcgaaatttatttattttgtccCACCTCGTTCCCACGTGTTTTGTCGTTCCAGACGGCAGCTTACGGCGATCCGCTTTGGCATTATGCAGCTTCCGGTCTGGTGCAGTGTGGTATCCTCCATTCAGCTCGTCATTTTCACCTTCAACAAAGTGTGTCGAAGAATGATCATCTTTTCAAGACGACTTTCTTACGTACAATTCTGTTTCACTTGCAGGACTTATTTTTCGACATGTTCTACATCATTCTACCGTTCATCATCTTGTCGATCGTGTTGTACGTCGGAGCCTCGGCTTCGTTCATCAAAACGGTTAGCCCTCTCTACCCAAGCAATCCGATTTTTGTAAGTCTCCCAAACCGATCGAGGTTTACCATCGGGTACGAGGATCCTAAACACattggttgttttgttttcggatcATTCGACAGAAACGCTTCTTTCTGCTGCAGCTGGTTCTCATCATAACCAAACCGCAGGTCATCATTCTCGAAATCATTTACAATTCGATTCCCTTCGAGTGTTCGGAAGCCGGCGAGCCGAAGGTGTACATGAACAGTAAGCTCAGTGCAGacaaattttccacctccATTAAGCCCACCTAACGCGaattttttgctccgtttcaGTGGCGAAGCAACTGATTATCCTTGTTGAAATCGCGATCGTGACCGTTTATTCGTACAAGTTTTACGCCACCGAGCAGCCGACACCGGAGGAAAAGGTTGGAACCAAAAATCCTGCGTTCGAGATGTAAACGGGTTTATTGAGTCGTTGTTTTAAATCTAATGCTTAAGTCGCTCTAGTATTTATATCCTTTTTCTGGTtgttaatttataatttatatccatcgggaggaaaaaaaataataatgcgAGTTTGTCGAAATTGATGTGGTAAGTATTTAATCACACCTTTAGCTGCTTtattcactttattattcataaatcataagaAAAATGGTTGCAATTGTCAGAGTTCCATTATGAGAAGGGTATTTGCGGCTCATTATAAAAAGACGTCCTTTCGAACAGGTACTACCGTTAGTGTATTGCAATTTATTAATCTGTCTAAGGGCGATAGAGAAGAGGGCTTCCGTAATAGGTTATTTGTATTTCTACAAAGGCAACGATGAACAAAGtgtgttgaaaagaaaaaaacggtaatcGATCGAGCTTCGCGAAATAATCAGTATTTGTATCTCATTTTAAAACGATGTCTCTTGAGTTGAAGGCGGATAAAATAAACTCATTAAAATGGCAAGAGAAGTAGTTTCTTCAATGGGTACTCAAAGCGCATGGAACAAGTGgagtggcaaagaaaaaaaaaattgaaagtttgTAGTCTAATTCGTTAAGCGCCAATCACCACCAAACCGACGACGCAACAAGCACCACAGGAGCACTACGGGCACCCGTTTTTTCCTCCACCCCGCCTTATTGTTCAACCCAGCCCAGAAGCGTGCCAACGATGAGTAAACAGTCACGACGAGCTTGGCTAGTGGCTCGCATTCTCCgcgttgtttgcaaacaacgAGCGAAACCTCGTCGCGGGCCACGCGATCTCCTAAAGCAATGGGTTCGCCACCGAAATTGAGAAATTGgttgcccggtggccggccaccgcGTGTTTGAAGAGAGAAGCGGGAGAGAACCATGCGTACGATGCTACCGATCTGGCAAGGGTTACGACTGGAGCACGCGGTCCAACCGCCAACAGTTACTACTCAGCATTCGAAGTTGCCGGCGGCGCTTGGGGTGGTTTGGTCGCACGCGCAAgtcgccgatgccgatcggtGTTGCGTTTGGGCAAATCGCGAAACGCTTCTACTTGGCCTGAACTTGGCTTCCTAGTCGGTGAGTTCAAAAGTAAGCGATCATCACGATCGGAGGTAGTGAGCGAGTGATTCAGCGTGACGTCTCAGGATGTGCTGTCAACTGAGCGACTAGATCATACTTTTCCTGCAGATCTTACGCACCAGAAGACGATGACATAATTGCTCCAATGTTAACGCAGAGCCACCGCCTGCGGTTGCGAGTTCCGTGTGCTCTGGGACAAATGTGTTACGTTATTATCTAAGCGTCGTCTGAGAGAAGCCATGCGCACACAGTTTACAGAGGCAGCACGTGGAGGAAAGTGACACACCATGATATGGCTATGTGGAGTGTGAAAGtggtgattttcttttcctgtgGTTTTTCTGGCTTTTTTGGAGAGGGAACAGAAATGAAACACCATGAAACGGCTTAGAAGTGAAGTCTCCGCTCGTTGTCGCGACGACTGCGAAAAACGTGAAAAGCTCGGTTGCAAcgggtcggttggtcggttcaCATCACCTTAAACCGGCTCCGTTCTTTCGTGGTCCAATGTGACCCACTGGGGTCGGTTGGATAACTGGTTGCTGGCTGCTTAGACAACGTTATTGCTAGCGAGTAGAATGGCCTTATGGTGGCCTCAATGTGCGGATCATTAAACCAAGCGACTAAGCGCCGCGAGGAAAGCCCCATCTCTCACGGGTTCGGGGATAAATTATGCAATCCTACGGTGTCTAACGGTCGTGAACAGCGCCGTGAATGTAATTCACGCTAAAAGCTTCCatagagttttttttaacactCCTTAATCACATCGCTGCGTGGCACGTGAGTGACGTCGAAACGTGTAATTTGATACTATCGCGCGTATCGTGTTGTATCATGATACGAATTAACCTAATTGCGAAAGGTATGTTCTTGTTGTAACCATTCTCGCAACGTTATCATGGTAGTTAATCAATAGCTGACTACTCCTGGTAGGTTGCGTAAAAGAAGCCGCGTGAAAATTAGTTAATTCCTATCTTCAGTTAATGCATTCCTCGATTATTTGTCGCAGCTTTTAGACTTAAGGACTCCTTTTAGGACTGCAACATAGCAGAAACTTTAgacgatttaaatttaactgTTTCTCCCCGACGGCCCTCAAGTTCGGCGATAAAATTGGCTCAAATGGCCTTTTCTCACACGCAAACCCTTTCACAAAGCGACCGTTTTCTTGACATCCGATTTTAAAACGAAACGCTGGCAAGGTGGTAGCGAAACAATGGTAAACGCCTCGAATCtaacgaaacacacacagatactTACGAATCTGGTGTGGTGAACCGCTTCAAGGCCACGGGGACCAGTGGAGTAGTCGAGTCGTGCCTTTACGAAAGACATTCGAGCTTTCGTTATGAACCCATGAACGGCCAGGTGCTGCAACAAATCTTTCAAGTTGCCCCAGTCGTTCCGGTTCAACGGCTCCTACCCATCAGGCCCTCTCCCATGCTCGACATACAGAACCAACGCACTCGCAACACTGACCACTGGCAAGACGATCGCTTCGGTTGCAGCGATCGACGATAGTGGAATTAATTGAGGGAATCAATAAGAGACAAGCGAGAGTTTAACAAGCGGTAACTGTCTTTGGTGGAGCTCAAGAACACCCGGTGGCGCACGTCGCACGAAGGTTACTGGCCATGTAGTGGCCCGTTAGATGGCCATTACGGAACCATGACCGTCATGAATCCTTGTAGCGTATGCTATGAATGACCAATGTTATGTTATGGCGGTTGGTGATGCTTTAGAGCGGGTCGTCGCAGTTATTGGCACTATGCGACGCATCACGACGCAATCCCTCCACTTCCTGTGGAGCGCTTCAGGCCCACCAGGCACCGGGTTGACCTTGACTTCTGTGGCGTCGAAAAGTGCAAACCCCCCAAAGACGCTCGATAGCCGCCGCGTGTTTGTTGCATAAGGTTTGCTGTTCCACAACCTTGCTGACGAAGGATGAGCCACGTCTTTTGTATCTTCTGAGGACCTCTTGGTTTGTATTTGTTGCGATACTGCGTCACTTGAGAGTGAACGAGGGgatcattttaaattaattcatcgCCATTTACGCCTTGTTTTGTAGTCAACGAAATTTGGACTGGATTGAGTTTAGAAATGGTTGTCACATTTAGTAGCAAAAGTATTGATTTAGAGGTTAGCTACAGGCgtatatttatttgttgtaCTTATGCTTTAAAGGCAAAGGAATTTAAATCAGGTTGTtcagaaataaaataagagaTACATTGGAAGAAGACCATCTGGTTTATGGACCGTCTCGAAACTTGCCTTAATTTTATGCGGTTTGCGCAAGGTCGTGTAGTTCCGGCTCCTCTGAAGATACGGTGAATGTCGTTGATGGTGGAGCGGCTCACAGACAAAGAATTGTGTTCCCGAAGCGAACCAAGTGGTACCGACCCCATGGACCTTTCTATATTGAAATACATGGTTACAAGATGCAAGATGCCACAAATTTAAATCATACTCTTGATACACTTTGGAAACGATAATATTTTACCTCCATAGATTTGTTCGGTGTTACATTTTCAGTTTTGTTCAGCATGCGAACTGATCGCACGTACGCGAAGGTGCACATGTTGCACACGTTGTAAACATGCATTGCAGCAATCGGTTGGTACATTATTTAACG encodes the following:
- the LOC131210300 gene encoding protein SYS1 homolog, translating into MSFPIPACRIIRDKMKKLTGTFRNTQWDPYLLITQIIAMQSLLYVSLASIMYVMDFFAEANHTLDHIFEYHEIHVTDLGGRLVIVAFILNSLVGAGLLWFVVRRTKLCLDFSFTFHFTHLVICWWYNEAFPSTIGWWMLNAVCAALMCVCSEFLCLKTELKEIPVGYTALNQKVDL
- the LOC131210132 gene encoding protein archease-like, with translation MEVPLETTEFVIPEIKYEYLDHTADVQLHAWGDTLKEAFEQCGMAMFGYMTELPTVEITKCYQITTEPTDDLENLLFRFLDELLFVFSAEPFLICKKLQITKFNLESFVIECNCYGEEFDLQKHPQGTEVKAITYSAMQIYQRPEHAKNEVFVIIDI
- the LOC131211006 gene encoding organic solute transporter alpha-like protein, which gives rise to MSGNMTSNESTVAVEFIDCRNYVPPFRLYYKAYMLPLSISLAVACLIWLWVTFVFVQVIRLIRKHTEKNQVMALIIANTVYFVLVTFNVLALLLPSVAVICDIVPFVVFCWCILVFFRYLKLEVGGDTVIMGLYETKDIIPPTVCPCFRFIYNKKRQLTAIRFGIMQLPVWCSVVSSIQLVIFTFNKDLFFDMFYIILPFIILSIVLYVGASASFIKTVSPLYPSNPIFKRFFLLQLVLIITKPQVIILEIIYNSIPFECSEAGEPKVYMNMAKQLIILVEIAIVTVYSYKFYATEQPTPEEKVGTKNPAFEM